The Nicotiana tomentosiformis chromosome 2, ASM39032v3, whole genome shotgun sequence genome includes the window cttgtcacgacccaaaactccctCCGAAAatgtcgtgacggtacctagtctctacgactaggtaagcctatctaATTGctgaaaaaacaaaaatagaagTAAAATTTAACAGCTAACTACAACAGATAACCAAATAGctggtaacaatgccgctcgccATGTACAGTAACCAACACTCTAGAAATACACAGTATTTCCAAAattcggaacatcataagtcacaagctacagaagaaaacTAGGATCTCTATAAAAGATACTAGAAGTATAGAaggtaataaaagaagtacagaaGGTAATTGGCACAaaggagaatagagggggactctgaggtcttcaaacgcgacagatataccttgaagtctccaactaTCACTGCTCACTGATAACGTGGTTAATAATGAGCACTTGGATCTTCACACAAAATATGTGttgaagagtagcatgagtacaccacaatggtacccaataagtgtcaagcctaacctcagtcaagtagtgatgaggtcaggtcaggcccactattATGTAATAAATAAGGCAGGGGAATATAACAATAtattaagagactggaatttaacaaaaggaaacacaacaaaaatagcagtacaacacacatgggtaaacaacaggggatcttcCGAAATACTGTCtcttagtcccaaagtaaataagcaaagagatctcccgaggtactgcctcgtagtctaaaaagtaaatgtgcagggtgaactcccgaggtaccgcctcgtagtctcaaaacaTATACAGAGAGTAACTCCCGAAGAACCGCCTCgttgtctcaaaagtaaatatacagggagaactcccgaagaaccgcctcgtagtctcaaaagtaaatatacagggagaactcccgaagaaccgcctcgtagtctcaaatatAAATGTGctgggagaactcccgaggtaccgcctcgtaatcccaaaagtaaacacacagctcaaaccgatgaATACAGCAGTTAACAGCAAGAATCCTACAGTaaagactgataaagaacaaggaaagagcaggaaaatcaactaggcatactGCACAAAGTtaaaataagcagttaaagcatgtagacatgcgatattagactatacaggataactacacatgttgGTATTAGTCAATTAAGAATGGAAACAGGTTACTACTTAGTAAAAATCGGGTTTTTTAATAAAAGCCTGTGCACGCacacgtcacctcgcgtacacgacgctcacatatcacaacagtaccaaattcacaggggatttcctccacacaaggttaggcaagccacttacctcgaaccaagctaaaTTAAtctgtaagaatgccttttcctcgattatccgactccgaatggcccaaatctagccaaacacaattacatatcataaatacaactataatagactaatctaagtAATacaatcaagactttaacaagaaatTCGAAAAATCAccctaaaaagcctccccgggcccatgaCTCGGAATCGTGTAAacatcacaaaatatgaatacccattcattcacgagttcactcgtaccaaaattatctaaatccgatatcaaaatcccaatcaaaacgcaataacttagttgaagaacttctcccatttctccccaaatttctcaaccaaattccttaatttagatgatgaaatcaactatagattagtggaatataaccataaacgagttaagaattATTACCCAAAAGTTCTCTAtgaaaatccttgaattatcgccttaatttgagctctcaaagtcccaaaattgaaaatgggataaaaccctcgaacttggcccttttctgcccagcgatttcgcatctgcgggcttccAGTCGCACATGTGACGccgcggaaatgacttaaggtatctggggccgcttctgcgatcaggtGGCTGCACCTGCGTATGCGCACTTGCAGAAAATGGTTAGCTTCTACGGTCTTCCTCCAATTCAACAAGTCCTtaagcatcatacgaacttagtcgagccttcaaatcacatcaaacaatgctaaaaatacgaatcaccctccaattcaacttaatgaactttgaaacttcaaattttaaCAACTGATGCCCAAACCTATCAAACTACattcgattgatctcaaattttgcagacaagtcataattgacattacggacctactccaacttccggaattagaatccgaccctgatataaaaaagtccactatcggtcaaacttttcaaaaattcaattttcgccatttcaaacctaatttagctacagactTTCAAAACataattcggacacgctcctaagtataaaatcacccaacggagctaacgaaaccaacgaaactccatttcggagtcgtcttcacacaacacccactacgatcaaaatcctagaacttaagcttccgttttagggactaagtgtcccaaaacactccgaaactacGAACAAAACCTCcccacaagtcacataagcagaaaaagatatggggGAAGCAGTAAACAGGGGGTCAGggttattactctcaaaacgaccggccgagtcgttacagaaGTCTATATAAATTATTATAGGggttttaatttttttctaaatttaggagataagagaaatatttttatttttctatagATTGATCATATGTTACTTTTCATAATGAAAcaatataaaaattataataaatagtgTTTAGGATAATTTATTGATAGTTGAAAACTTATCAGGGAAGAATGAGTTCAAACCATGAAGATTAAATTTTCACATcaattaagcatataagagatagcCCCCTAATACAATATGAACAAATCTCATCACTTAAATTAACTTTTGAGATTTAATAAACTTTACTTTTTAAAATTACTTTTGAATATAAAATTTTCTAGTTTGAAATCGCCTTCAAATAGTATGGATAGATGAAAagcttttaattttaatttttaaattgcTTTAAAACAGTATGTGTAAATACGAAAATCTTGTAAATATTTACCGATATTTCTTTTTGTTGctctattatttaaaaattaagttTACTTTCTCTATGGAAACTTCTAGTTGACTAAACCAAAATTAATAATTTTACCAAATAAGAAAAGGAACGTTCCAAATGAGTATTTGCATAGAGTACTCTATGCAAAAGTAGTCTAATCAACAGAATATTTAAAGGAGTGTTGTGGTTATGAGAATGTGGGGTCCACGTGTATCAATGACTTGCAAACAATGTAGGAGTTTTTCTGAAATGACATATATACCCTTGGTAAACCATCTTTtcttctctatatatatatatatatatataacgatatctggtcatgggtcaatgtacatatataaatgaatgaaatgcataaaaatatgttaataagattaatatacctttcggataaactttattaaCTACGtttatttttctgagacccatgaacagaagatgtaATAATAAGATACATGGGAATTCAATaacataggcacctctaataCTTTTATGAATATagttatttatggaagttgtgcatttgctcgtttcgtttgtatcgtatgggtcatgccaaaaataaagaagggataaccttaacatatcTGAACCGATTCTTTTAGAAATTGCAATTTACGCATTACAGAATCAATAACCAACGTTATCTATATTTGGTATGGAATTGTTTTGCTTTTTGAAGGACCCACGATCTTTACATAAGGGATTTAATTGGATTTTTAAGGCACACATAAATTCACATTTGCAGAAACGTGAAGCAAACTTGATGGCATGTAACACCTTACTAATTTGTAGGAAAGCCTTTAGTGGGTGTGGCCCACTTAGTGGATGACTAAGCCACCCTAATTCCTTAAAATGTGACATCTATGCGAGACTTAAGAGTCACTTAAATGTGATGGGGGTGCTGCCACATTAGGGGGAGGGGGgttaatctttatcccataattccttagttaattagataatattccgttacccaataattaaccaattattcacataattaagaattatctcaaattaattaaaatactactcacttttaacacactttatgtaccctacttaTCGTGGTTATgaggtaccttgtatggcactagtccataaatatcaggtattatagctcagaccgtattttTTCCCATCTTGataaacttcgacgaaactcactttctttgattcgcttaccctttaaccttcacggcatttacttatcgcttgttataaataacataaatgcttataacctcaagataatctcatccccgagtctacgtcgattaactgaagacgaaactttaacgtacgaaaatacgagatgtaacatccttcccctcttagaaacattcatcctcgaatgtttaactccccgggatTTATATAAActttggcagagtcgcctttgtaacaaTACTACTGTCAACCCTTTatgtagaaaactcaataattcaatgtcacataggaccacaatcatcaataacgacaatggcctcacatgaccaatgataataactaacacaagaatccgTACCTTAAGGTTGTAATGTCTCAGTCGGATCCTGCTCTGGAAGAGGaaataagtgaggatatctagacttcatgtattcttcggcctcccaagtcatttcttcctcattgtctttagtcctcaatctccgaacctgtctatctagtatagcaatgggagtttcctcatatgatagctgttCTGTGActtgaacatcgtcaactgacataactctggaaggatctccgatacatttacggagcatagacacatgaaagactggatgtacagattccaagtcagaaggcaagtctaactcatatgctacctggcctactttGCGTAtcatcttatatggtccaatgtaccgagggctgaGTTTTcatttctttccaaacctcataacgcctttcatcggtgatacctttaggaatacccaatcatcaACCTGAAATTTCAAGTCTCGCCATCGATTATCCACATAAGACTTCTGATGGCTTTGAGctactaatagcctttcctgtataagcttaattttcttgattgcctgttgtaccaattctggtcctactaacgtagtttccccaatatcaaaccaccctataggcgacctacacttccgtccgtgaagagcttcgtatggagccatctgaatactggaatgatagctattattatacgcgaactcaataagcggcaaatgatcatcccaactacccttgaagtcgatcacacaagcccgtaacatatcctcaagtgtctgaatagtacgctcagtcTATTCGtctgtttggggatgaaatgttgtactaagacttacctgagtcctcaatcctttttggaaggacctccagaaattagctgtaaactgagctcctctatccgagataatagatatagggacaccatgcagtcgtactatctccttaatgtaaagccttgcataatcctctacggAATATGTAATTCTAatgggcagaaaatgggctgattttgtaagtctatcaacaatcacccatatagaatcgaactcacgttgggtacgaggtaagcctacgatgaaatccatattgattacttcccacttccaagtcggaatctccatagcctgcaataatccaccgggtttatGATGCTCAatcttgacctgctgacagttagggtactgagcaacaaactctgctatatcctttttcattccataccaccaatatatttccctgatatcatgatacatgtTTGTTgttcctggatgaatagagtaacgagaatagtgagtttttCCCATGACCTGCCGAcgcagccctgcaacattagggacacataatcgtcctcgatatctaAGGACCCCATCTCTTGTAATGTCAAacggtgtcttctccttctgaggggttgtatcctcataatgagctaacacaggatcctcgtattggcgttccttcacttcagttactaaagaggatgttgtagtgtcctgaatagtaattccggtatcacctgaatccaataatcgaactccaagactggctagctgatgaatctcatgggctattcccttcttctctggctgtaaatatgataggctacctatagatctacggctgagcgAGTCAGCTAGTacgttcgccttccccggatggtataaaatatcaacttcatagtctttaagtagctccaaccatctcctttgacataaattcaattccttttgcttgaagatatactagaGGCTCTTATGATTCGTAtaaatatcaacatgaatgccatacaagtagtgcctccacatctttagcgcatgaatcaccgcggctaactctaaatcgtgggtcgggtaattcttctcatgctttcttagctgtctagaagcataagctacaaccttaccatgctgcatcagtacataacctaatccaatgcccgaagcgtcacaatagataacataactATCGGTCCTTTCTGGAAGCATTAAAATcggtgctgaagttaatctgtccttcaatgcctggaaactccgttcgcaagcatcagtccattgaaactttgctcccttctgagtcaactttgtcaaaggtgctgTAAGAGaagagaatccctctacaaatctcttgtaataacctgccaaaccgagaaagctacgaacttctgtcggtgtcgtgggtctaggacaagtctttactgcctcaatcttttgtgtatcaacccggataccttcactTGAAATGCCATGCCCAAagaaagctacagaattcaaccagaatttacatttagagaattttgcatacaacttccctttttgtagaactctaaGCACAGTACGTAAATGATCCGTATGCTCAGTATCTGAACGacaatacaccaatatatcatcaataaatacaattaaaCATGTCTAAAAAGAGTCTGAACACACCGTTCATCAcatccatgaatactgctggggcattagtcaaaccgaatgacataacacgaaactcaaagtgcccgtatatggtcctgaatgctgtcttcagaatatctttctccttaacccttacctgatggtacccggacctcaagtctatcttcgagaaatacttggcaccttgcaactgatcaaataaatcatcaatcctcgggagggGTACTTATATTTGATCGTTACCTTATTTAACTgtctataatctatacacatctgcaaggaaccatctttcttactcacaaataacacaggtgctccccacggtgacgtactaggtctgataaagcctttttcaagcaagtcctttagttgttccttcaactctctcagctctgcggGTTCCATTCTATAGGGAGTAATAGTTATTGGTTGAGTATCTGGtagtaggtcaatagcaaactcaatttctcgctctgtcgaaagacccggaagctcatcgggaaaaacatctgaaaactcattaaccacagggatggactgaatggttggtgactctactttcacatcctgaaccctaactaagtgataaatatagccctttctgatcatcttccttgcattgagataggaaataaatctacctctcggcgacgccgtattacctttccactccaaaacagGCTCCCCTGGAAATTAGAATtggaccatctttgatctacaatcaacgttggcatgataagaagccaaccaatccatacccattataacatcaaattctaccatatctaactcgattaggtATGCTACTGTAGATCGACTAGGAACTACTATTATACAATCTCCATATACCCGCCTAGCTATCACTGGGTCCCCAATAGGTGTGgatacctcaaaaggtttaaccaactcagtttttattccaaacttactagcaactaatgaagtaacatatgataaggtagaaccTGGGTTAATCAGTGCATATACATCGTATGAGGAGACTAATAGTATACTTGTAACAACATCGGGTGATGATTCTTGATCCTATCGTCTTACTAACGCATAAATACAGTTCTGAGgatcgctcgagctagatgctccgcctctgcctctaccacgacctattggtgcttgtgaaccttgcctaggGGGGCATACTGATGATGATGAATCAGCTACAGATCCCGCTGATTGAGCtatgcttgcatcacctctcgtcgggcaatccctcataacgtggcccggataaccacaagtataacaaacaccctaCCCCATACGACATTGCccggcatgctgcttaccacactgaacACATCACGGAaagggcggcctcatctgacttgactcgcCCCTATATTGAGAACTTGAGGCCCTAGAATTCTGACCAGGCCCTGAATATATGGAACGATCAAATATCTTTCTGCCAAGCTGAGAGGGTgcgctagccgatggctgggctggatacctcgggtattgttgtctataaccaccccaaaactcaccagaaggacccgaagacctcgctctcttattctgggccctatcatgctcacgatcaaccctctgcttctgcttacgctcaTCTAAAccttgagcgtatgcctgaatatgagaaatatccatctctaactgaagtgagaccgacatacaatcgttaagcaagtgcggctctaaccccatcacgaaccggtgaacccgatcctccatcttagatacaatagtgggagcatacctagccaacgaatcaaactgaagactgtactcccgaacactcatgttaccctgcTGAAGGGTCAAGAATCTATCAACTCTGGCCcatctaagctctggtggcagataatgatAAAGAAAAGCTtatgtaaactcctgccatactgctggaggggcatcctcacctctggataattcccaagactcgtaccaattaactgcaacatcttgaagtctataggaagctagctcaactgactcacttgcagtggccttcattaccctcaaagtcctctgcatcctatcgataaaaaatagagggtcctcatttggatctgctccagtgaatactgGAGGGTCCAAATTACTAAAATCATGAACCCTCGTACTGACggacctatctgcatgaccaatacctacctcctGACGTCGAGCATGTGCGActactaatcgagttaatagCTAAATAACATGTCTCATCTCCTGACCTGGTGTATCTGGATGAGGAGCTGGACGTACAGAGGCgggcgctggagctggtgcccctcgaaGCTCTTCTAGAGAGGAtgggggtatgtgaagtctgagatggaatcttaCTATGAGACTCTtcccgagccctggtaactcgtggtgCTCGATTAGTAGTCTCACcagccacggacttgcccttctgggcggctgtGGTCTTTGGAGGCATCGCTGAAAATgtaacatatcgttaggaacatgaattcttatatcgcacgatctaagataataAGATATGATAGCATAAAaacgactctactagacacggtctataGACaatcctaggacagaactgctctgatatcacttttgtcacgacccaacccgATGGGCTGCGACGGGTGCCCGAGatctacctgtcgaacacccttaagcatgcaACTAAGATATAAACGCGAATAACATCTACTGAATTATGAGAATAACATGTGGGGGGAGaacctgtccaaaagacatatgtacatatacgtgAGGAATACGTAGggtgagccgacaaggctgctatagacaactacatatccaaaactggaagccggcaaggccacatactatccaactatacatactgtctacagacctctaatagaatatacaactgtacaaaGATGGGattgggccccgtcatacccatatacgtatacaagcatatcgtaccaaaatatAAAGCAGCTCCGGATAaagtggagcacgccaactctcgctgatcaaggatcctaagaagggggatcttcagcttgtctacctgcacctgcggcaTGAATTGTAGGCCCCAAgaaatagggcgtcagtacgaataatgtactgagtatgtaaggcataaaaatcagtatataacagacatagatgaaacatagaataaagaattccgcctgtaagtctaaatcactttataaatcctgaaacatttataatgtcatgcacgtgcatataaatATCGTGTCATGCAtagtataggtgtacataacatcatccagcctctgagggtatcccatcatattatctcagCCACAtgatttgacgagcgcaaaatatacacttaaattatgctcgctaatcaaagatagtataatatGATATCGTGTCTacggggattggatttaaatagtattctcgtagtttatagcttgattgctatccaggagaatcaacggttgagatttatatgattaataataaaatttaaataagaatctaaaatctacagctattgactagtgactatcgaaacaaggaataagcaattaAGGTTATCAATGgaagaagatagggttttgacggaataagtgcaaaataattattcgggatctaactctagataattcacttccaatgttcaagtgagtctctcgaattcactctattattagttcaaacgttcagcaaacactcctctctcgattaagtcttaacctcacgagattaaccaatttaagcactgtgaagatatgcaagaatgcgtagtggatcggtttttaggaaaacctctttcgattattctcctaactagatttaatcaatgcTTGAACTAGCCTATGTCGATTActttagaagaatctatgaactcaaccaacaatataatgcaaagatatcaagagttatgcctctttcgattacaagaacaagtgaaatatagatgcaataattaaatcttccaaaaatgattcaaatatataaaaatagagttataatccacaaacaatcatcaatataccaaatccatcaaaatctttcacgaccccaaatccactagtcgtgatggcacctaacccaacccgctaggtaagccaattaacctctaaccaattccaataacaattaataaagcattTAAGTGAAGAAATATctgaattgtcacgacccaaaatccataatagGTTGTAATGGCTCCTAACACCGCTATTAGACAGgccaaccataattaattaacttaattactcctCTTAATATTTAAAATCacgatttccttcaattaaataataaaagaagaacTTTACggattaaataaaatattttcattaTTTCAATACCAAACAACCCATGATCACCctaaacccggtatcacaagttcatgagcatcaactagaaatttaaaataaaaatgtaACATCtttctggaatacaaattagacagaagaaacgtaaataactctgatggagactctgcaggctgcggatcgtaacatgaaatatAGCTCACGGTAAGTCCCTACAACATCCGCGCCTctacgcccaaaagaccaccgagtgtatatgtacctgcacaaaatatgcagcaagtgtagtatgagtacataaatcaatgcgtacccagtaagtatctagctaactccggaggagtagtgacgaaggatcgacatcgatacttactagaggtccagttAAATATATAATACAATAATTCATACAATTGTAAAGTACACAGCAATAGGGGAGAAATCTGAAGTTTCATAATGTTCCAGTTATTTccttttttatcaaaatttatcGATCATGTATCCTACCTCAATATCTCAGAATAAATGCCAACTGTCAA containing:
- the LOC138906261 gene encoding uncharacterized protein: MDISHIQAYAQGLDERKQKQRVDREHDRAQNKRARSSGPSAFFGHGISSEGIRVDTQKIEAVKTCPRPTTPTEVRSFLGLAGYYKRFVEGFSSLTAPLTKLTQKGAKFQWTDACERSFQALKDRLTSAPILMLPERTDSYVIYCDASGIGLGYVLMQHVKERQYEDPVLAHYEDTTPQKEKTPFDITRDGVLRYRGRLCVPNVAGLRRQVMGKTHYSRYSIHPGTTNMYHDIREIYWWYGMKKDIAEFVAQYPNFFHVSMLRKCIGDPSRVMSVDDVQVTEQLSYEETPIAILDRQVRRLRTKDNEEEMTWEAEEYMKSRYPHLFPLPEQDPTETLQP